ACCGTCCAGCGCCGCTGCGGCATGTCGTGGATCGAGACCACGGCGCGGTGCAGCGCCGGATGCGCGAGCGCGGCGAACAGGCCCGGCTTCTGCGTGCCCGCGTCGATCGCGCCGCGCAGCGCCATCAGCACCAGCACCTCGCCGAGCCGGTTGATCGCGGCGCTGCGGCCGCAGCGGCTCTCCGAGGCCTCGGCCATGAAGGCGGCGGCCGTCGCCTGCAGCGAGGGCGAACCGTCGAGCGCGACCGCGACTTCCTCGGGCATCGCACTCATCAGCGGGTTGGCTTCGTTGTCGAAGTCCACCGCCGCCGCGACGCGCGCATCGGGCGGCAGCCGCGCGAAGCCGCCGGGGCGGAAGACCACGCGCCCGGCGCCGCCCGCACCGTCGCCCGCCAGCACCAGCGCGGGCATGCCGGCTTCGCCGGGCGACAGCACCGCCACACGCAGCTTGAACACCTCGACGAAGGCCGCGAGGCGGTCCATCTTGGGCAGGTTTGGACTCTGAGTCATGAAAGGCGGACGTTCCATGTCGCGGAGCATGCGATCTTTGGCACTCGCTGGCAATCCCGCCGGCCATCCGACCAAGGACTCCGATCATGCTGTTGCCCCGCCAGCAGGCCCCCGAACTCGCCGTCGACACCCTGGATGCAGGCCGCTTCCGGCTCGCCGACGAAACACCCGAGCGCATGACGCTGGTGTGCTTCTACCGCGGGCTGCACTGCCCGATCTGCGCCAATTACCTGAAGGAGCTCGAGCGGCTCACGCCCGCCTTCGCCGAACGCGGCGTGCGCACCATCGCGATCAGTTCCGACACCGAGGACCGTGCCCGCGCCATGGCCAAGAAGATCGGCGCCGCACAGCTGCGCATCGGCTGGGGCCTGTCGCTCGCAGATGCGCGCCGCTGGGGGCTGTACGTCTCGGCCTCGCGCGGCAAGACCTCGATCGGCATCGAGGAGCCGGCGCTGTTCTCGGAGCCGGGGCTCTTCCTCGTGCGGCCGGACAACAGCATCTACTACCTGTCGGTGCAGTCGATGCCCTTCGTGCGGCCCCACTTCGCCGAGATGGTGCAGGCGCTCGACTTCGTGATCCAGCACGACTATCCGGCGCGCGGCGAACAGCCGCCCGACACCGCGCCAAACTGAAGCGCCGGCGCCGGGCGCGCGACAAGAGGGGATGTGGCGCGCTTTTCACACCATGCGCTCGCCCAGGAGACTGGCTCGTTGGGTCTGTCTGCCGGTGTGTCGGGTGCCATGCGCATCGTGCTCGTTCGCTGTTGCTACCTTGAAGCACCGTTCGGCATCCGCCCCGAGGAGCGCGCCACATCGGAGAGCAGACTGCAACGCGCGCGCGGCGCGTCGTGTCAGCGGGATGCGGAAGCGTTGTAGGAATTCACGCCCTCCGACGGCGTCGGAGGCCGCCTGAGCAGGACGCGAACTATTGCGCAAGTCGCCCAGGATTTTTTCGCACGGCGCCTCGGGCAACAATAGTTTGCAACTGCGCCCCGCTGGCCCAAGCCAGACTCGCGGCTCGATTCGCTCATCGAGGTCTGGCGCGTGTCTTCCATTTTCTCAACCGGTTCGCGAACCATCAGCGTCGACAGCGCCGCCATGCCCTCGCTGCTCGGCGTACCGGCGCTCGAATTCAAGTCGCTCCAAGGCACCGAGGCGCTCGGCGAGCTCTTCGAGTACACCGTGCGGCTGCAGACCCCCGACAACCCCCTGCTCACCGAATACCTCAGCGGCAACGTGCCCGTGAAGCAGCTGCTGGGCAAGGAGTTCGGCATCCGCATCGCGCTGGACGGCGCGGGCTCCGGCCTGCACGCACGCACCGGCGCCGGCACGCGCGAGATCAACGGCCTCGTCACCCGCACCCGCTTCGTGCAGCACGAGAACCGCCGCAGCATCTACGAGATCACCCTGCGGCCCTGGCTCGTGCTGGCCTGCCACACCAGCGACCACCGGATCTTCCAGAACAAGACCGCGCTGCAGATCGTCGAGGAGGTGCTGGCCGACTACAGCTTCCCCACCGAGAAGAGAACCACCCGCACCTACCCCGTGCGGACCTTCCAGGTCCAGTACGGCGAGACCGACTTCGAGTTCATCACGCGGCTGATGCAGGAGTTCGGCCTCTACTACTTCTTCGAGCACGGGGACGGCACCCACCGCCTGGTGCTCGTGGACGACGCCGGCGCCCACCGGCGCTTCCGGAGCGAGGCCTACCACACCATCCGCCACCACCCGCCGGGCCACAAGATCGACGAGGAATACTGCGACAGCTTCCACAGCACCGAGAGCCTCGCCTCCGGCCAATGGACGACCAGCGACTTCGACTTCACCCGCCCGCGCGCGCGGCTGGAGCAGGTCTGCAGGATGCCGCGCGACACCGGCCACAACGCGCAGGAGCTCTACCGCTGGCCGGGCGACTACAGCGAGCCCGAGGAAGGCCGCGACCTGGCGCGCACCCGCATGGAAGCCACCGGCGCGCCCGCGAGCCGCGGCCAGGGCGGCGGCAGCCTGCGCGGGGTGGTCACCGGCTGCACCTTCGCGCTCGCCGGCCACCCGCAGGACAGCGCCAACCGGGACTACCTCGTCATCGCCAGCAGCCTGCGGCTCCACGAGAACGCGCACGCGAGCGGCGGCGAGGATGCCTACCTGTGCCGCTGCGACTTCGAGGTCCAGCCCGCCGAGACCGTGTTCCGCTCGCCGCAGACGCAGCCCAAGCCGCGCACCATGGGCCCCCAGACCGCCATCGTCACCGGCCCGGCGGGCGAAGACCTCTGGACCGACGAGTACGGGCGCGTCAAGCTGAGCTTCCACTGGAACCGCTACTGCACCCGGGACGAGAACGCCTCCTGCTGGATCCGGGTGGCTTCGACGTGGGCGGGCACGCAGTTCGGCGGCATGCACGTGCCGCGCATCGGCCAGGAGGTGATCGTCGACTTCGAGAACGGCGATCCGGACCGCCCGATCGTGACGGGGCGGGTCTACAACCGGCTGAACATGCCGCCGCGGGAGCTGCCCGGGCAGGCGGGGCTGTCGGGGTTTCGCAGCAGCGAGCTGCACGCGGGGACCGGCGCGGGGGCCCGGGGCAACCACATGACGCTGGACGACCACCCGGGCAAGATCCAGGCGCAGCTCAAGAGCGACCACCTGAGCAGCAGCCTGAGCCTGGGGCACATCGGGCGCATCGAGGACACGGCGGGGCGCAAGGACGACCGGGGCCAGGGCGCGGAGCTGCGCACGGACGGCCACGGGGCGGTGCGCGCGGCGCGCGGGCTGCTCGTGAGCACCGAGGCGCGGGCCGATGCCCGGGCGCACATCACGGACATGGGCGAGACGGTCTTCCGGCTGGGCCAGGCGCAGGCGCTGCATGAGGCGACCAGCGGCCTGGCGCTCCAGGCCGGGGCGCACGAGGCGGGCGACCAGGATGCGGTGATGAAGGTGGTGGCGCGCCAGAACGCGGCGATCGAGGGCAAGTCCGGCGCAGGCGGTGCAAGCGGTGCACGAGGTGCGGGCGAATTCGCGGAGTTCGAGGAACCGCATCTGGTGCTGGCGAGCCCGTGCGGGATCCATGCGAGCACGGGCGGCTCGACGCACGTGGCGAGCACGCAGCACAACGCCTGGACGAGCGGGGGGCACACGAGCATCGGTGCGGGCGGGAGCCTGCTGGCGAGCGTGAAGGAGGCGGTGCGCCTGTTCGCGTACAAGGCGATCCGGCTGACGGCGGCGACGGCGGGCATCGACGTGGTGGCGCTGCAGCAGGGCATCCGGCTGCTCGCCAGGCTCGACATCAGGCTGGAGGCCGAACGCATCAGCATCACGGCCAAGGAGGAGATCCTGGTCAACGGCGCGGGGAGCTACTCGCGCTGGAACGCCTCGGGGATCGTGCACGGCACCCGCGGCATCTGGCGCCAGCATGCGGCAACGCACAGCATGACGGGGCCGAGGGGGCTGGAGACGCTGTACCCGGTGCTGCCCGATCCCGACGCGTTCGAGACGCATGGGCAGGTGCTCGAAGAGCATTTCGTGCTGATGGAGCATGCCGGCGGCCTGCGGCTGCCGGGGCAGAAGTACCGGATCACGTTCGACGGTGGACGCACCGTGGAAGGCCAGACCAACGACCAGGGCGAGACCGCGGTGGTGCAGAGCATGGTGCACCAGATCGCCACGGTGGAGCTGCTGCGCCATGCGGAGGACGGGGTGCTGGCGAGTTACGCGTCTTTCGTGCGCACGCCGGCCGAGCAGGGTTACGACGGTCCGGCGGTGGCGGCGGCCAAGAACACCAGGAAGACGAAGCAGGTGAGTGGCAAGCCGCATGAGGTGAATGCGGACAAGGCCACCAGCGAGGACAAGGCGCCGGTGCACACGAGCTGCGATCCGCACAACTGGGGGCTGCGCATGAGTGTGCCGACGGCGGGGAGTTCGGGGCAGTGGGCGTATCCGGTGGCGGAGGGGTTTGTGCAGGAGGTCAGGGCGGCGTTGATGGGGGTGGCGTGGCAGAAAATCAAACTGGAATGGCCGCTGGAGGATGCTTTCAGCAGGCAGCTCCAAGCTGTTCTTAAAGCCAGCATCGAAGGTGCGCTGGGCAAAACCGCCTTCAAGCTGCCCGAGCACGCCATGCCGCAGACCGTAATTCCGGACGATGAAGAGGCTCGAAAGCTCGACATCGATCCCAACGACCTGGACCTCAAAGGCTTGATGCGCGGGCACGACTGGCTGCTGGTCGTTGCCAAGGGCGGCATCCTGCCCATCATCGAGGCCGCCCAGCGCGGCGAAGACACCTCGGACAGCCTGCGCGAGCTGGCAAGCACGCTATTCCATGAGGCGCGGCACGCGCAGCAGTACTTCTGGCTCGCCGCCATGGTGCAACAGTTTCCGAACGACTATGCCCATTTGCCGGGCCTGCAGCGTGTTTGGAAGGGCTGTTTTGCGGCCCGAATGATGCAAGTCGCTGCCGCCACTCCCGTGCCCGCCGAGCCCAGCGCCCGTGTCGGTCTGCATCGCATGGTAATCGGCATGTACTACTGGCTGCTGTGTATTGCAGAGAAGGAGAACAAGCGCAGGCTCGCGCTCACCCCCCCGCAGCTCGGTAACTTCACAGACATTCTTCCCACCGAAATTTCTTTGGCACGAAAGGCTGCGTATGACCTCCTTCAAGAAGTGGGCCTGGGTGGCCTCTCCATCGACGTGGACGCCATGGCCAAGGGCCCGGATGGCAGCACCGGCTACCGCATGCGCCCGTGGGAGGAAGACAGCTTCGCGTGCGAGGAAGTGGTCAAGCGCCTTTGGAGTGGTGATGTGGGTGGCCTGCTGCCTGAGCCTGGCTTCTGCACAAGGGCTCTTGAGTTCGCTCTCAGAGCACGCGGTGATGGCAGCGCTCAGGGAAAGGCAGGACATGCCCAATGAGGCGGAGAAGAAGGCCCGCTACGAGGCCTACAAAGAACGAGCGAAGGCAGCGCAAGCGGCGTATGACAACTTCCGCTACACCGATGTGCAGCGCGAGCAGGTGCTCGACTTGGTCGCGCAGGCTATGAAAGTGATTCGGGGTGAGGCGGCGTTCGACAGCCTCGAGCGACTATTGCACGTCATCGACATCGGCAAGGGCCAGCAACCGAACCCCAGCACACAACACGCATTCGATGCCAGGTTCCTGAACAAGTGGACCAGCATCTACGTGAACACCATCCCGCGGCGCGACGGCAAGCCGGGCTTCGAGCCGGCGCATTTCCAGATCGAATTTAAACCTGCAATTAAGATGCAGCGGGAACGCCTTGAAGGCCTGCTCGGGCTCAAGATCGTCCCTGGATGGACCTCGGACGGCGGCAATCTCCAGTACGAAATCCCACAGCTCCACGGACGGGCAGCTTTCGATGGTGGCGTGTTCCGTTACTCGCCCCTCAAGCAGCCGCAGGAGAATTTTGAGATCGAGGTCGTCTTTACCTATCTGAATGGTCCGGATCACAATCCTTATGCAGCTACCCAACTCGTCCGCCTGCAGATCAGCCGCAACTACCTCACTCCCGAGCAGATCAAGCAACGCGACGACAAGAAGTTCGGCCACCTGCCCCAGACGGGCGAGCGCGCACCGAAGGACGGCCGCTACCTGGCCCTGTTCGCCAATGACGCACTCACGGCCTCGGTGCCACCGGAGCGCCGCACCTGTACTTACGACAAGGGGCAGTGGCTCGGACCAGTGCACCTAAATGACTCCGCCACCGGACAGACCGACGCTGTGCATGCATGGTGGCAATGGATCGGTCCCGATCCGCTGGCGGCTGAGATCGAGAAGCTGTTCCCTCGCCGGTCATGACGTTCGCCGAACGCGAGGCCCACAGGCCCAATCCAAAGATGGCAGCACCGGCTGTCGCATGCGCCCCTGGGAGGAAGACAGCTTCGCCTGCGAGGAAGTGGTCAAGCGGCTTTGGAGCGGTGATGCTGGCGGCCTGCTGCCTGAGCCCGGCTTTTGCACAAGAGCCCTTGAGTTCGCTCTTAGAGCGCGCGGTGGTGGCAGCGCTCAGGGAAAGGCAGGACATGCCCAATGAGGCGGAGAAGAAGGCCCGCTACGAGGCCTACAAGGAACGCGCGAAAGCTGCGCAAGCGGCATATGACAACTTCCGCTACACCGAGGCACAGCGTGAACTGGTCATCGAATTCATTGGCGCGGCCATGAAAGTGATTCGTGGCGAAACAGAGTTCGCGAGCCTAAAGAGGTTGTTGCCTGTGGCTCGCGTTGGAAAAGGCTGGCAACCCAATCCAAGTACGCGAAACTCATTCGATGCTCGAGTCCTGAACGAGTGGACCAGCATCTACGTCAACACCATTCCGCGCCGCGATGGAAAGCCGGGCGATGAGCCGGCGCATTTCCAGATCGAGTTCGGTCCCATTATTCATATTCAACGAGAGCGCCTCGAAAGGCTGCTCGAACTCAAGGTCGTGCATGGCTGGCGTTCGGAGGGCGGCAACCTCCAGTACGAAATGCCACAGCTCCATGGACTGCCGCCCTTCAACGGCGGCGTGTTCTATTACTCGCCGCTCAAGCAGCCGCAGGGTGATTTCGAGATTAAGGTGGTCTTCACGTACCTGAATGGTCCGGACAAGAACCCCTACACAGCGACGCGACTGAGCGACATCTCGATCAGCCGCAACTACCTCACCCCCGAGCAGATCAAGCAACGCAACGACAAGAAGCTCGGCCACCTGCCCCAGACGGGCGAGCGCGCACCGAAGGACGGCCGCTACTTGGCCCTGTTCGCCAATGACGCGCTCACTGCCTCGGTGCCACCGGAGCGCCGCACCTGCACTTATGACAAGGGACAGTGGCTCGGACCAGTGCACCTAAATGACTCCGCCACCGGACAGACCGACGCTGTGCATGCATGGTGGCAATGGATGGGTCCTGATCCGCTGGCGGCTGAGATCGAGAAGCTGTTCCCTCGCCGGTCATGACGTTCGCCGAACGCGAGGCCCACAGGCCCAACCCAAAGATGGCAGCACCGGCTGTCGCATGCGCCCCTGGGAGGAAGACAGCTTCGCGTGCGAAGAAGTGGTCAAGCGGCTTTGGAGTGGTCATGTGGGCAGCCTGCTGCCTGAGCCCGGCTTCTGCACAAGAGCCCTGGAGTTCGCCCTCAGAGCCCGCCAAGGCGGTGGCACGCC
This region of Variovorax sp. TBS-050B genomic DNA includes:
- a CDS encoding peroxiredoxin-like family protein, with translation MLLPRQQAPELAVDTLDAGRFRLADETPERMTLVCFYRGLHCPICANYLKELERLTPAFAERGVRTIAISSDTEDRARAMAKKIGAAQLRIGWGLSLADARRWGLYVSASRGKTSIGIEEPALFSEPGLFLVRPDNSIYYLSVQSMPFVRPHFAEMVQALDFVIQHDYPARGEQPPDTAPN
- a CDS encoding AraC family transcriptional regulator → MTQSPNLPKMDRLAAFVEVFKLRVAVLSPGEAGMPALVLAGDGAGGAGRVVFRPGGFARLPPDARVAAAVDFDNEANPLMSAMPEEVAVALDGSPSLQATAAAFMAEASESRCGRSAAINRLGEVLVLMALRGAIDAGTQKPGLFAALAHPALHRAVVSIHDMPQRRWTVDELAERSAMSRSSFMATFRTVVGTTPMAYLSAWRLTLARRHLLAGDPVKLAARRTGFGSAEAFSRAFSKAYGHAPAAVKPLRAAASQGRHAA
- the tssI gene encoding type VI secretion system tip protein TssI/VgrG, whose translation is MSSIFSTGSRTISVDSAAMPSLLGVPALEFKSLQGTEALGELFEYTVRLQTPDNPLLTEYLSGNVPVKQLLGKEFGIRIALDGAGSGLHARTGAGTREINGLVTRTRFVQHENRRSIYEITLRPWLVLACHTSDHRIFQNKTALQIVEEVLADYSFPTEKRTTRTYPVRTFQVQYGETDFEFITRLMQEFGLYYFFEHGDGTHRLVLVDDAGAHRRFRSEAYHTIRHHPPGHKIDEEYCDSFHSTESLASGQWTTSDFDFTRPRARLEQVCRMPRDTGHNAQELYRWPGDYSEPEEGRDLARTRMEATGAPASRGQGGGSLRGVVTGCTFALAGHPQDSANRDYLVIASSLRLHENAHASGGEDAYLCRCDFEVQPAETVFRSPQTQPKPRTMGPQTAIVTGPAGEDLWTDEYGRVKLSFHWNRYCTRDENASCWIRVASTWAGTQFGGMHVPRIGQEVIVDFENGDPDRPIVTGRVYNRLNMPPRELPGQAGLSGFRSSELHAGTGAGARGNHMTLDDHPGKIQAQLKSDHLSSSLSLGHIGRIEDTAGRKDDRGQGAELRTDGHGAVRAARGLLVSTEARADARAHITDMGETVFRLGQAQALHEATSGLALQAGAHEAGDQDAVMKVVARQNAAIEGKSGAGGASGARGAGEFAEFEEPHLVLASPCGIHASTGGSTHVASTQHNAWTSGGHTSIGAGGSLLASVKEAVRLFAYKAIRLTAATAGIDVVALQQGIRLLARLDIRLEAERISITAKEEILVNGAGSYSRWNASGIVHGTRGIWRQHAATHSMTGPRGLETLYPVLPDPDAFETHGQVLEEHFVLMEHAGGLRLPGQKYRITFDGGRTVEGQTNDQGETAVVQSMVHQIATVELLRHAEDGVLASYASFVRTPAEQGYDGPAVAAAKNTRKTKQVSGKPHEVNADKATSEDKAPVHTSCDPHNWGLRMSVPTAGSSGQWAYPVAEGFVQEVRAALMGVAWQKIKLEWPLEDAFSRQLQAVLKASIEGALGKTAFKLPEHAMPQTVIPDDEEARKLDIDPNDLDLKGLMRGHDWLLVVAKGGILPIIEAAQRGEDTSDSLRELASTLFHEARHAQQYFWLAAMVQQFPNDYAHLPGLQRVWKGCFAARMMQVAAATPVPAEPSARVGLHRMVIGMYYWLLCIAEKENKRRLALTPPQLGNFTDILPTEISLARKAAYDLLQEVGLGGLSIDVDAMAKGPDGSTGYRMRPWEEDSFACEEVVKRLWSGDVGGLLPEPGFCTRALEFALRARGDGSAQGKAGHAQ